The Hydrogenimonas thermophila genome contains a region encoding:
- a CDS encoding copper resistance system multicopper oxidase — MIVNNISRREFIKSAAVSAILLSKSSAVANETKRKFIERKDSVILEGKEFHLTIDETVVNITGKPVIATTINGMLPAPTLKWKEGDEVTIHVTNNLPVSSSIHWHGIILPFQMDGVPNISFPGIAPGETFTYRFKVQQSGTFWYHSHSGFQEQTGMHGTLVIEPKEPEPFEYDCDYVVSLSDWSDEKPENIFRKLKIRSDYYNFNQRTIGDFFEEVKSKGFMEAFKMRKMWNEMRMSERDLSDVTAYTYTFLMNGKTDEDDWHALFKSRDKVRLRFVNQSAMTIFDVRIPGLKMKVVAADGNFVQPVEIDEFRIGVAETYDVIVEPEDRAYCIFAQSIDRSGFAAGTLAPKLSMTAKRPSVDKIQPLIMADMGMGDWKNSSSVQSAMHMDHSAMSMSAKNSEAEYPITPLPIKWGVGTTMRAKDPRYRLDDPGVGLRDNGRKVLTYADLKNFYSTAKDPKPDREIILHLTGNMERFMWSINGISFSDAKPLKFNYGERLRITFINDTMMNHPMHLHGMWSDLETGDDNYLVRKHTILVQPGSKISFRVTVDAKGAWAFHCHMLYHMPGMFRKVEVV, encoded by the coding sequence ATGATAGTCAATAATATTTCTCGTAGAGAATTTATAAAAAGTGCCGCAGTATCAGCTATTTTATTAAGTAAAAGCAGTGCAGTTGCAAATGAAACTAAACGTAAATTTATTGAGCGAAAAGATAGTGTTATTCTTGAAGGAAAGGAGTTTCATCTTACTATTGATGAGACAGTAGTAAATATTACAGGCAAACCAGTTATTGCTACAACTATAAATGGTATGTTGCCAGCTCCTACTCTTAAATGGAAAGAGGGAGATGAGGTAACTATACATGTAACAAACAATCTTCCTGTTAGCAGTTCAATTCATTGGCATGGAATTATTCTTCCTTTTCAGATGGATGGTGTTCCAAATATAAGCTTTCCAGGAATAGCTCCTGGTGAAACATTTACATATCGTTTTAAAGTACAACAAAGCGGTACATTCTGGTACCACTCACATAGTGGTTTTCAAGAGCAAACAGGTATGCATGGAACATTGGTTATAGAGCCAAAAGAGCCTGAACCGTTTGAGTATGATTGTGATTATGTTGTTTCACTCTCTGACTGGAGCGATGAAAAGCCTGAAAATATATTTCGTAAACTAAAAATTCGCAGTGACTACTATAACTTTAATCAGCGTACAATTGGCGATTTTTTTGAAGAGGTAAAGTCTAAAGGGTTTATGGAAGCTTTCAAGATGCGCAAAATGTGGAATGAGATGCGTATGAGTGAGCGAGACCTTTCGGATGTTACCGCTTATACCTATACCTTTTTAATGAATGGTAAAACAGATGAAGATGATTGGCACGCACTCTTTAAAAGCAGAGATAAAGTAAGACTTCGTTTCGTCAATCAGTCTGCAATGACAATATTTGATGTAAGAATTCCAGGGCTTAAAATGAAGGTAGTTGCTGCAGATGGAAATTTTGTTCAGCCTGTAGAAATAGATGAGTTTCGCATAGGAGTTGCTGAGACATATGATGTTATTGTAGAGCCTGAAGATAGAGCTTATTGTATTTTTGCCCAAAGTATTGACAGGTCTGGTTTTGCAGCAGGTACATTAGCTCCTAAACTTTCAATGACGGCAAAAAGACCTTCTGTTGACAAAATTCAACCTTTGATTATGGCTGATATGGGAATGGGTGACTGGAAGAATTCTTCTTCAGTACAGAGTGCAATGCATATGGACCACTCTGCTATGAGTATGTCTGCTAAAAATAGTGAAGCTGAGTATCCTATTACGCCGCTTCCTATAAAGTGGGGAGTGGGAACAACTATGCGGGCTAAAGATCCACGGTATAGACTTGATGATCCAGGTGTCGGGTTAAGAGATAATGGTCGCAAAGTTCTTACTTATGCTGATCTGAAAAACTTTTACTCTACAGCAAAAGATCCAAAACCAGATCGTGAAATTATTCTTCATTTGACTGGAAATATGGAACGATTTATGTGGTCTATAAATGGAATATCATTTTCAGATGCTAAACCTTTGAAATTTAATTATGGTGAGCGTTTGCGTATAACTTTTATAAATGACACAATGATGAATCATCCTATGCATCTACATGGTATGTGGAGCGATTTGGAAACAGGTGATGATAACTATTTAGTTCGTAAACATACAATCTTAGTTCAACCTGGAAGCAAAATCAGTTTTCGGGTAACTGTAGATGCAAAAGGTGCTTGGGCTTTTCATTGTCATATGCTTTACCATATGCCGGGAATGTTTAGAAAGGTAGAGGTGGTGTAA
- a CDS encoding copper resistance protein B has protein sequence MKKFIYLLSIFSLLAKSLFADMNDDPLRATLLMDRLEVQDIKDSIVTWDISAYIGKDIDKLYLYSEGSKSSEESEVQNELVVSRAITPFWDLQGGIEHDKAESDSKVWGVIALQGLAPYFIDTRLKVKIGEDSVGVNFDFEYEALITQKLILTPRFEMEAYSNNVPEIGMGSGLSSLSFGLRLRYEFIREFAPYIGVNYSNSFGETKEVYGGKDSLNFIIGARIWYY, from the coding sequence ATGAAAAAATTTATTTATCTTTTATCTATTTTCAGTTTATTGGCAAAGAGTTTGTTTGCAGACATGAATGATGATCCTTTAAGAGCTACTCTTTTGATGGATCGTCTTGAGGTACAAGATATAAAAGATTCTATTGTTACTTGGGATATTTCGGCTTATATTGGCAAAGATATTGATAAGTTGTATCTTTACAGTGAAGGGTCTAAGTCATCAGAAGAGAGTGAAGTTCAAAATGAGTTGGTAGTTAGTAGAGCTATTACACCTTTTTGGGATTTGCAAGGAGGAATAGAACACGATAAAGCTGAAAGTGACAGTAAAGTTTGGGGTGTTATAGCACTTCAGGGATTGGCTCCATATTTCATAGATACACGTTTAAAAGTAAAGATAGGTGAAGATAGTGTAGGAGTCAATTTTGATTTTGAGTATGAAGCACTTATTACTCAAAAATTGATATTGACACCAAGATTTGAAATGGAAGCATATAGTAACAATGTACCAGAAATAGGAATGGGTTCAGGGCTTTCATCATTGAGTTTTGGTTTAAGATTGAGATATGAGTTTATAAGAGAATTTGCCCCATATATTGGAGTTAACTACTCAAATAGTTTTGGAGAGACAAAAGAGGTATATGGAGGAAAAGATAGTTTAAATTTCATAATTGGTGCAAGGATTTGGTATTATTAG
- a CDS encoding copper-translocating P-type ATPase — protein sequence MNSSHNHKHHNMMEHTHHMEDMKRRFIISTIITVPILLLSPMIQEWFGFTLYVPYRGTIILALSTFIYFYGGKPFLTMTVDEIRSRKPGMMTLIAMAISVAYFYSTLALFIPGGKEFFWELATLIDIMLIGHYIEAKSVLGAADALQDLVKMMPKNAMRVCKDGSLEEVTIDLLQKSDTILVRPGEKIPADGEVIEGESMTDEAFLTGESKPIYKKPGSQVFMGSTNLDGALYIKITKSGQESYLSQVIELVKEAQHSRSHTQDLANRAAGWLFYTATGVGATTFAVWSVIVSPVDAVLRSVTVLIIACPHALGLAVPLVVAITTSLAAKRGILIRNRQAFETLKDIKAICFDKTGTITEGKLAVHKVIAIDDETTLLRYVASIEQNSEHIIAQSIVEYAKSKGVEPKKAENFTAYPGIGAKAIIDGEPVMVGGPQLLSKESLKLPEKLKPYEKIESTKVWIAVNGKVIGVILLTDTIRKTSIEAIKMLKELGIETWMLTGDNDEVAKEVAKECGIDNYQANLLPDEKLNIIKEIHNQGKVVAMVGDGINDAPSLLTADIGIAIGAGTDIAIDSADIILTKSDLLSVVHAIRLSRAAYRKMVQNLWWASGYNIVAIPLAAGVMAPWGIIIEPAVGAVLMSVSTVVVAVNAQLLKKS from the coding sequence TACCGTGGTACTATAATCTTAGCACTCTCAACCTTCATATATTTTTATGGAGGTAAGCCGTTTTTAACAATGACAGTTGATGAGATTAGATCACGAAAGCCTGGTATGATGACACTGATTGCCATGGCTATTAGTGTTGCTTACTTCTACTCTACATTAGCACTCTTTATACCTGGAGGAAAAGAGTTTTTTTGGGAATTGGCAACTTTGATTGATATTATGCTTATTGGTCACTATATTGAAGCTAAAAGCGTGCTTGGAGCAGCTGATGCACTGCAAGACCTTGTTAAAATGATGCCCAAAAATGCTATGCGTGTATGTAAAGATGGTTCTCTTGAAGAGGTTACCATTGATCTGCTTCAAAAAAGTGACACTATTCTCGTTCGACCAGGAGAAAAGATACCGGCTGACGGTGAAGTAATTGAAGGTGAAAGTATGACAGATGAAGCCTTTTTAACAGGCGAATCTAAACCCATCTACAAAAAACCTGGCAGTCAAGTATTTATGGGTAGTACCAATCTTGATGGTGCACTTTATATAAAAATTACTAAAAGCGGGCAAGAGAGCTATCTATCACAAGTCATAGAGCTGGTAAAAGAGGCACAACACAGCAGGTCACATACACAAGACCTTGCCAACCGTGCGGCAGGATGGCTCTTTTACACAGCAACTGGTGTAGGTGCCACTACATTTGCAGTCTGGTCGGTAATAGTCTCTCCTGTAGATGCTGTTTTAAGAAGTGTTACTGTTTTAATTATTGCTTGTCCTCACGCATTGGGATTGGCAGTACCACTTGTAGTAGCCATTACAACATCATTGGCAGCAAAACGGGGTATTCTAATTAGAAATAGACAAGCATTTGAAACTCTAAAAGATATAAAAGCTATCTGTTTCGATAAAACAGGAACTATTACAGAAGGAAAACTTGCTGTTCACAAAGTCATTGCAATTGATGATGAAACTACCCTACTTCGCTATGTTGCCTCAATAGAGCAAAACTCAGAACACATAATTGCACAATCAATAGTAGAGTATGCAAAGTCCAAAGGTGTGGAGCCTAAAAAAGCTGAAAACTTTACTGCTTATCCAGGTATTGGTGCTAAAGCAATAATTGATGGAGAGCCAGTTATGGTTGGTGGACCACAACTTTTAAGCAAAGAATCACTCAAGCTTCCCGAAAAACTTAAACCTTATGAGAAAATTGAGTCAACAAAAGTATGGATCGCTGTTAATGGTAAGGTTATCGGTGTCATTTTATTGACCGATACAATTAGAAAAACTTCAATAGAAGCTATTAAAATGCTTAAAGAGCTAGGCATAGAGACTTGGATGTTAACAGGCGATAATGATGAGGTTGCAAAAGAGGTGGCTAAAGAGTGCGGGATTGACAACTATCAAGCAAATCTTCTTCCTGATGAAAAACTTAATATCATTAAAGAGATTCACAATCAAGGAAAAGTTGTTGCAATGGTAGGTGACGGTATTAATGATGCACCATCTCTTCTAACAGCTGACATAGGCATAGCTATTGGAGCTGGAACCGATATTGCGATCGACAGTGCCGATATTATTCTTACCAAAAGTGATCTTTTGAGTGTAGTTCATGCTATTCGCTTGAGTCGTGCTGCATACAGAAAAATGGTACAAAATCTCTGGTGGGCAAGTGGTTACAATATTGTAGCTATCCCACTTGCTGCTGGTGTTATGGCACCGTGGGGTATAATAATAGAACCAGCTGTAGGTGCTGTATTAATGTCTGTCAGCACTGTTGTTGTTGCAGTTAATGCTCAACTATTAAAAAAATCATAG
- a CDS encoding transposase, with protein sequence MYGIDGLRIAGAKNEKGELIIVVSNVEKKSIIAIYKQRWEIEVLFSALKKRGFNLEETHLTDRKKITLLFGLISLSFVWSYFIGILKAKKKPIDILKHEHKEQSFFMYGLMHMKSILLYFYEKVDELANIFEIFIGLISGENPDNMALYGVGGKK encoded by the coding sequence ATGTATGGTATTGATGGGTTAAGAATAGCTGGTGCAAAAAATGAAAAAGGTGAGTTAATCATTGTGGTATCAAATGTTGAAAAGAAGAGTATCATCGCTATATATAAGCAAAGATGGGAAATTGAAGTGCTTTTTAGTGCATTAAAAAAAAGAGGTTTTAACCTTGAAGAGACTCATTTGACTGACCGTAAAAAGATTACTTTGCTCTTTGGCTTAATCTCACTCTCTTTTGTATGGAGTTATTTTATTGGCATTCTTAAAGCTAAGAAAAAACCTATCGATATTTTAAAGCATGAACATAAAGAACAAAGCTTCTTTATGTATGGATTAATGCATATGAAATCTATTTTGCTTTACTTTTATGAAAAAGTTGATGAACTAGCGAATATCTTTGAAATTTTTATTGGTCTAATTAGTGGAGAAAACCCCGATAATATGGCTCTTTATGGAGTTGGAGGAAAAAAATGA
- a CDS encoding GGDEF domain-containing protein has protein sequence MTTSEKKNNINEIVQFLKENREKIVKIWVNKNSVNQILSKYGIGQDSFSTKVAVKIIDYFIEVLQQQKPPGHCPVMNDFIDFMFEKNISIKEIFLICMGLRRAIFSLIATVGKIQEDKDWVIEIFSELFDQNLSGVLEYYESLLFQSKLKQYKCISIEEYIQRLNTILNLQDSAVFEIEQNKLLVANNNFYELVGVSDQNEFMRIYPEVWNFIESVNCFNELFNAKRYDDWIEKIISECNGKSIVELFNYSSNQKIEMEMSICSSKSGIYAVTLQDISNNCTELSSMMDLVYIDDMTQMPNIRKFDEVITIYLSKCKKEHQKFFLILIDIHSFSDISEVLGRNTGDYILKKFAKEVLKYLDSDHFFARIDGNRFAVLSKLETYDAAESLAKKILSELHSISYNNGSQAKGNMAIVSCQPDDTIDSMMDRADRVIQRIADFGNDAIMDDRLTIEEDRMIKSASKQFLAQCKYIYDKEGFLDVVNYFMEVPIDSKAKIIKIDDKTIYIKLRKVAIHAINKNNFIYIKTKKRPHFKACIKDLDKEKLWVKLENFIPLLSSPLDRKYIRVKLMPAIEGILKKGRMQILVEIDTISVDSFSLSMVNIPDIKVKDSIEIETILRWDGRMEKVIISGVVSKIKKRGLNIIIEIDLKHNKIIEDVVSPFIAHRQMEIIKQLRETIL, from the coding sequence TTGACGACTAGTGAGAAAAAAAATAATATAAATGAGATAGTCCAATTTTTAAAAGAGAATAGAGAAAAAATAGTAAAAATATGGGTAAACAAAAATAGTGTAAACCAGATACTTTCAAAATATGGTATTGGACAAGACTCTTTCAGTACTAAAGTTGCAGTTAAAATCATAGACTATTTTATAGAAGTTTTACAACAGCAAAAACCTCCTGGACATTGTCCTGTAATGAATGATTTTATAGACTTTATGTTTGAAAAAAATATTTCTATAAAAGAGATTTTTTTAATATGTATGGGCCTTAGAAGAGCTATTTTTTCTCTCATAGCAACTGTGGGCAAGATTCAAGAAGATAAAGATTGGGTTATTGAAATCTTTTCTGAATTGTTCGATCAAAATCTTTCTGGCGTATTAGAATACTATGAAAGTTTACTATTTCAAAGTAAGTTAAAACAATATAAATGTATTTCTATTGAAGAGTATATACAACGTTTAAATACTATTCTAAATTTACAAGATAGTGCAGTTTTTGAGATAGAACAAAATAAGCTTTTAGTTGCCAATAACAATTTTTATGAGCTTGTCGGAGTTTCTGATCAAAATGAATTTATGCGTATTTATCCTGAAGTTTGGAATTTTATAGAGAGTGTTAACTGTTTTAATGAATTGTTTAATGCAAAAAGATATGATGATTGGATTGAAAAAATTATAAGTGAATGCAATGGAAAATCTATAGTTGAGCTATTTAATTACAGTTCAAATCAAAAAATAGAGATGGAGATGAGTATTTGTTCCAGCAAATCAGGTATATATGCTGTTACACTGCAAGATATTTCAAATAATTGTACAGAATTATCTTCAATGATGGATCTGGTATATATAGATGATATGACACAAATGCCAAATATACGAAAGTTTGACGAAGTCATTACAATTTACTTGAGTAAATGCAAAAAGGAACATCAAAAGTTTTTTTTAATTTTGATAGATATTCATAGTTTTAGCGACATAAGCGAAGTTTTAGGTAGAAATACTGGAGATTATATACTTAAAAAGTTTGCTAAAGAAGTTTTAAAATATTTGGACTCAGATCACTTTTTTGCGAGAATAGATGGAAATCGTTTTGCAGTTTTAAGTAAATTAGAAACATATGATGCTGCTGAGTCATTGGCTAAAAAAATTTTATCTGAGTTACACTCTATATCTTATAATAATGGATCACAGGCAAAAGGGAATATGGCAATTGTTTCGTGTCAGCCAGATGATACTATTGATAGTATGATGGATCGTGCAGATAGGGTTATACAAAGAATTGCTGATTTTGGAAATGATGCGATAATGGATGATAGATTGACTATAGAAGAAGATAGAATGATAAAATCTGCATCAAAGCAATTTTTGGCTCAATGTAAATATATTTATGACAAAGAGGGTTTTTTAGATGTAGTGAACTATTTTATGGAAGTTCCAATTGACTCTAAAGCCAAAATAATAAAAATTGATGATAAAACTATTTATATTAAACTACGTAAAGTTGCAATTCATGCAATAAATAAAAATAATTTTATCTATATAAAGACTAAAAAGAGACCACATTTTAAGGCTTGTATTAAAGATTTGGACAAAGAGAAACTTTGGGTCAAGCTTGAAAATTTTATACCTCTTCTCTCTTCCCCTTTAGATAGAAAATATATTCGCGTAAAGCTTATGCCAGCAATAGAAGGAATTTTAAAAAAAGGTAGAATGCAAATTTTAGTAGAGATAGATACAATATCTGTTGACTCTTTTTCTCTTTCAATGGTAAATATACCAGATATTAAAGTGAAAGATTCAATTGAAATTGAGACAATATTACGATGGGATGGTCGTATGGAAAAAGTTATTATTTCAGGAGTTGTCTCAAAGATTAAAAAAAGAGGTTTAAACATAATAATAGAAATAGATTTAAAACACAATAAAATAATTGAAGATGTAGTTTCTCCTTTTATTGCACATAGGCAGATGGAAATTATAAAACAGTTAAGAGAGACAATACTTTAA
- a CDS encoding FIST C-terminal domain-containing protein, producing the protein MISKVYASNKNSLSLCMDELRKKELDDFENGCDFYFFAIHPSFPVDDIAPTIEDFFKTENYAAFHALNAFNDNQINDIGIVMCCIKFQKSGKAKTFYIEDIHNNPEKAAKECVNYFHNNKDHFHLIFAGLAEGTFGFFLEKVSENIDHGLASNIVGGISSGNEQNGEVLTYQFTDGKVIKNGLLIVTFENIEAAIEISLGFKPYGITYQVDYADGYNLYSVNDGKSFAEVTKRLLKGIDNPDIRYLWYAPLYILDENDGYVATLRTVAGIEGDHVKLYGPIKKGDHFKLSFAVPEDLLEENIYAAARLKKRVTKPELSFDFSCMARQYAMEDKQKEEPIIYTKSLDSNLFGFFTYGEIGPDKKFKKLKLYNETSLLVAMREK; encoded by the coding sequence ATGATTTCAAAGGTCTATGCTAGTAATAAAAATTCACTGTCTTTATGCATGGACGAGCTTCGCAAAAAAGAGTTAGATGACTTTGAGAATGGATGTGATTTTTACTTTTTTGCAATTCACCCATCGTTTCCTGTTGATGATATTGCACCAACAATAGAAGATTTTTTTAAAACTGAAAATTATGCTGCTTTTCATGCTCTAAATGCATTTAATGATAACCAGATAAATGATATTGGTATAGTTATGTGCTGTATTAAATTTCAAAAGAGTGGCAAAGCTAAGACATTTTATATTGAAGATATACATAATAACCCGGAAAAAGCAGCAAAAGAGTGTGTTAATTATTTTCATAACAATAAAGATCATTTTCATTTAATTTTTGCAGGTTTAGCTGAAGGAACTTTTGGTTTTTTTCTTGAAAAAGTTTCTGAAAATATTGATCATGGATTAGCGTCTAATATAGTTGGAGGTATCTCTTCAGGTAATGAACAAAATGGAGAGGTACTTACATATCAGTTTACTGATGGGAAAGTCATTAAAAATGGGTTGCTTATTGTAACTTTTGAAAATATTGAAGCTGCTATTGAAATCTCTTTAGGGTTTAAACCATATGGCATTACTTATCAGGTAGATTATGCAGATGGTTATAACTTATATAGTGTAAATGATGGCAAAAGTTTTGCAGAAGTTACAAAAAGGTTGCTTAAAGGAATAGATAATCCAGATATTCGGTATTTATGGTATGCCCCTCTTTATATATTGGATGAAAATGATGGATATGTAGCAACATTAAGAACTGTGGCTGGAATAGAGGGAGATCATGTAAAACTTTATGGTCCTATTAAAAAAGGGGATCATTTTAAATTATCTTTCGCAGTTCCCGAAGATTTGCTAGAAGAGAATATTTATGCTGCAGCTAGGTTAAAAAAGAGGGTTACCAAACCTGAGTTATCTTTTGATTTTTCTTGTATGGCAAGACAGTATGCTATGGAGGATAAGCAAAAAGAGGAGCCAATAATATATACAAAATCTTTAGATTCAAATCTTTTCGGTTTTTTTACATATGGTGAAATTGGTCCAGATAAGAAGTTTAAAAAGCTTAAACTATATAACGAAACTTCTTTATTGGTAGCAATGAGGGAAAAATGA
- a CDS encoding GGDEF domain-containing protein, with product MKDKIKIRLLKNILAEVTKQYDEVIDAQNRELKEHFERAVKDQLTGLYNRYYLFEYANKSLQKLEREGKSAIVIFFDLDNFKYVNDQYGHKEGDKVLGEVAKILKSVFRNYDIVARLGGDEFAIFIESPIQQNGDNKEIEKLLSIVVKRIEENFNEYNISASYGSAMFPINGKDLNELIEFADLRMYDKKREKKKAKN from the coding sequence ATGAAAGATAAAATAAAAATACGACTTTTAAAGAATATTTTGGCAGAGGTTACAAAACAGTATGATGAGGTTATTGATGCTCAAAATAGAGAGTTAAAAGAGCATTTTGAAAGAGCTGTTAAAGATCAGTTGACTGGTTTGTATAACAGATACTACCTGTTTGAGTATGCGAATAAGTCATTACAAAAACTTGAAAGAGAAGGTAAAAGTGCCATTGTAATCTTTTTTGATCTTGATAATTTTAAATATGTTAATGATCAATATGGTCATAAAGAGGGTGACAAAGTTCTTGGAGAAGTTGCTAAAATTTTAAAATCTGTATTTAGAAACTATGATATTGTTGCACGATTGGGTGGAGATGAGTTTGCTATATTTATAGAGAGTCCTATTCAGCAAAATGGGGACAATAAAGAGATTGAAAAACTATTATCTATTGTTGTTAAGAGGATAGAAGAGAATTTTAATGAGTATAATATTTCAGCCTCTTACGGAAGTGCTATGTTTCCCATAAATGGCAAAGATTTGAATGAGCTTATTGAATTTGCAGATCTACGAATGTATGATAAGAAAAGAGAGAAGAAAAAAGCTAAAAATTAG
- a CDS encoding transposase, with amino-acid sequence MKKVNKIEGDRIKLELKIKELTGWHKARVHVIVALIMAIIQERSVNLKRLASYLNSKLEDKANYRRVTRFFQKFEFDRRVFARLLASFLPKSEKWTLIMDRTNWKFGKTHINILVLAVKYKGIAVPILWYLLDKKRGNSSYRDRIRIVKEFINLFGVEKIEVLLADREFIGKEWFAWLQRREIPFVIRVRNNTLVNGKKVSTLFAKVPNKGFLHLKKVCNVWY; translated from the coding sequence ATGAAAAAAGTAAACAAAATAGAGGGAGATCGTATCAAATTAGAGCTTAAAATCAAAGAATTGACAGGTTGGCATAAAGCACGGGTTCATGTCATAGTAGCTTTGATAATGGCAATTATACAAGAGAGGAGTGTAAATCTAAAAAGATTAGCCAGTTATTTAAACTCAAAGCTCGAAGATAAAGCGAACTATAGAAGAGTAACAAGATTTTTTCAAAAGTTTGAGTTTGATAGGAGAGTGTTTGCAAGGCTGTTAGCAAGTTTTTTACCAAAGAGTGAGAAGTGGACTTTAATCATGGATAGGACCAATTGGAAATTTGGTAAAACCCATATCAATATTTTGGTATTAGCCGTGAAGTATAAAGGTATAGCGGTACCGATATTATGGTATCTTTTAGATAAGAAGCGAGGTAATAGTAGTTACAGGGATAGGATTAGAATAGTAAAAGAATTTATCAATCTTTTTGGAGTAGAAAAGATTGAAGTGCTTTTAGCAGATAGAGAGTTTATAGGAAAAGAGTGGTTTGCTTGGCTTCAAAGAAGAGAGATCCCCTTTGTAATAAGAGTAAGAAACAATACATTGGTAAATGGTAAAAAAGTATCAACTCTTTTTGCAAAAGTACCAAATAAAGGCTTTTTGCATTTAAAAAAAGTATGTAATGTATGGTATTGA